One part of the Acetoanaerobium sticklandii genome encodes these proteins:
- a CDS encoding DUF6119 family protein: MKEKAILSGKFSIYKIDNQKIIERFDLVKKNSRKINDINYLYFRMYTSVLASIRSREPIELEEFSFDDFNGIYFKTRNEPDWKPLIERMISSEKEPEKKGISDFTIENISVSYLMFYTYEGSIYAFTGGYGSTYIKNFIELYFGLYLVPKLVKKSNPVVKRILENSITGNRASIQFSNRDVTSFLTEENMGSIYKEMNIEIDSQLAKELGINFGETESVDKKITLGNKDSIVINRTLGIKELKRVVQKINKIEVRKDNFVLSYFIPVRKIGIKESDLTEELIRNHLMNKDFDSIAIVGDEYEKYYFNSSKFIVELSDGSILLESTEPITVKEVFDAVEKNLKFNLTKVRDVLKKATISTYDEANNESLFPIPLIKVIQGLIDYAGKTYYLFNGTWYIFNDKYVENLGKQFKELNKMIEPQVESLKVKFNLNLDKKMSEDPYNRLFIEDTNECLIYAHTTNMSNIEIADLIFWDEENLYLMHNKTKFDGAGVRDLTNQILTSSEFLQKMFMNDRVSFLNDYYAKLKRNSEISVSEEAFRELFDKKIHYIAGFIYNYRTNTRSTYGKYLIFDTNQKLSQRGYGLLAMNIYDE; the protein is encoded by the coding sequence ATGAAAGAAAAAGCAATTTTGAGTGGCAAGTTCAGTATTTACAAAATCGATAATCAAAAAATTATTGAGCGATTTGATTTAGTCAAGAAGAATAGCCGAAAAATCAACGATATTAATTACTTGTACTTTAGAATGTATACATCTGTACTTGCCAGCATTCGATCACGTGAACCCATCGAACTTGAAGAATTTTCGTTTGATGATTTCAACGGTATTTACTTCAAGACAAGAAATGAACCGGATTGGAAACCGCTTATTGAACGCATGATCTCATCTGAAAAAGAACCTGAAAAAAAGGGTATTTCTGACTTCACTATTGAGAATATTAGCGTGTCATATTTAATGTTTTACACCTACGAAGGATCAATTTATGCTTTTACAGGAGGCTACGGTAGTACTTACATAAAGAATTTCATTGAACTATACTTTGGTCTTTACTTGGTGCCCAAGTTAGTTAAGAAGTCGAATCCAGTAGTTAAGAGGATTCTTGAAAACAGTATAACTGGGAATAGGGCATCAATTCAGTTTTCAAATAGAGATGTTACAAGTTTTCTTACAGAAGAGAACATGGGCAGTATTTATAAAGAAATGAACATTGAAATTGATAGTCAGTTGGCGAAAGAGTTAGGGATAAATTTCGGAGAAACTGAAAGTGTCGATAAAAAGATAACTCTGGGGAACAAAGATTCTATTGTAATAAACAGAACTTTAGGAATCAAGGAACTCAAAAGAGTTGTTCAGAAAATCAATAAAATTGAAGTAAGAAAGGATAATTTCGTTCTTAGCTATTTTATACCAGTCAGAAAAATTGGGATTAAGGAAAGCGACCTGACAGAGGAATTGATCAGGAATCATTTAATGAATAAGGATTTCGATTCTATTGCAATTGTTGGGGATGAATATGAAAAGTACTATTTCAATTCTTCAAAATTCATAGTTGAGTTAAGTGATGGGAGCATTCTTCTTGAGAGTACTGAACCGATTACGGTGAAGGAGGTTTTTGACGCAGTAGAAAAAAATCTCAAATTCAACTTGACTAAAGTAAGGGATGTTTTAAAGAAGGCAACTATTAGTACATATGATGAGGCAAATAACGAATCACTCTTTCCGATTCCTTTAATCAAAGTTATTCAAGGTCTTATCGATTATGCTGGTAAAACCTATTACTTGTTCAACGGTACTTGGTACATATTCAATGATAAGTATGTAGAAAACCTAGGTAAGCAGTTTAAAGAGTTGAATAAAATGATAGAGCCTCAAGTAGAGTCATTGAAGGTCAAGTTTAATTTGAATTTGGATAAGAAGATGAGTGAAGATCCATACAATAGACTGTTCATCGAAGATACTAATGAGTGTTTGATTTATGCTCACACAACAAATATGAGTAATATTGAGATTGCTGATCTGATTTTTTGGGATGAAGAAAACCTCTACTTAATGCACAATAAAACAAAATTCGATGGAGCAGGGGTCAGAGATTTGACAAATCAGATTTTGACATCATCTGAGTTTTTACAAAAGATGTTTATGAATGATCGAGTCAGTTTTCTAAATGACTATTATGCGAAGTTAAAAAGGAACAGTGAAATATCTGTGTCTGAGGAAGCGTTTAGAGAACTTTTTGATAAGAAGATCCATTACATTGCGGGATTTATCTATAATTACCGAACAAATACAAGATCGACTTATGGGAAGTATCTTATCTTTGATACTAATCAGAAACTTAGTCAAAGAGGTTATGGGTTGTTAGCAATGAATATTTATGATGAATAA